CCCACAAACTCACACCACGCCGCCACAACTAGAGAGGCCAAATTAGGATAATTCTAGTTTCTATTTTGGGTCTCTCAACCATGAGTTCCCCTCTATGCTTTTATGATTTCTCTCTCCACCTTGATATCCTGTACTCCTCAACCAACACCACCATACATGGCTAGAGAACCCATACTTCAGACCCCACAATTTTCTTCCACCCAAGGTCACAATAATCTCgatgtctctctctttctctgtatCTATATTTTCCTCTACCCTAAGACTTAAAATttttcatgccatactcaatgtGTCGACAACACCTTTGGTGGGTTCAATGCTGATGCCTCCAACCTTGGTTTCCATCCCTGACACTAGTGAGTTTATATTGCCCATTTTCATGTACCCTCGCaccatttaatttttatttgttgtggTCACCAACACTAACCTCTCGGGTTCCCTTCCAAATCCATATTTGATTGTTGTTGTTTCCATCATGTACCCCATTGATTAAATTTGGTTTTAATGTTGTTGCCTTTTATTACAGGGCAATAAAATTAGTCCTGGACAATGTCCTTCTCACCATTGATTTAGTCGTATCAACCGCACATAATTAGGTATTGTTCCTAAGTATTAGTCTTGCATTTTGCACTGTACCATTGTGACATGAATGATTGGTTGTTGTTGGAAATTTAAGTACCTGTTTTATATGGTAGATCTCTAAATTATGTAAAGTCATGATGTGTTGGTTTGTGGTAGTTCTCTTGAGGTATTGTTGAGGACTGAGGAAGGAGTTGACTTGTAAGCGGGTTGTTTGTGTTGGACATATTGTAATTGTGGGTTGTTTGTGTTTGATTGGCATGTCAGAAGTAAGTGGGGGATGTTTGATTGCTTGATATGTTGGTTTGTGGGATGCTTGGTTGTTTGACATGTAGGGAGTCTTGGGTTTGCAATGTTATGGATGGAGAAGACCTAATGGTGTCTGTTTGGTTACTAGGCATATCGGTTTGACATGTCATGGGTAAGTGTGGTTgtttattagtttgaaaattcgAGTGTAAGTTGTTTTGAATATGTAGAATGTTTGTATAATATGTCAATAATGAGTTTGTGAACAGTAGTGAGCTTCTGATAAAGGTTAAGCAAATACGAGGAGGATGGGTTCATTTTTGGGAAGTACTGAAATTCTTTGAATGTTGTGATGGATTTGTGTATGCTGAATCTGTAGTTTAGTTAGGGTGTTTGTTTGTAAAGCTAGTTTTGTGCTTGTTTGAGCTTCATTAGCAAAATTAGGGTTATGCTTGTTTGGGTTATTAACACTTTGGTAAATGTGTTCTGGTTTAGGTTGTGAGAGTGTTAGAGGTCAGACCCATGGCTTAAATAATACACTGCAAGAGACAGATAAGCGGTACTCCTATGCTAGGCTTTGCATACAAACAAGGAATTGaagttgattttatgaaaaatgtacATGCTTTTGTTATGGAACATTGGAAGCAATCTTGTTCATTTTGTTATGCATTACTCACTGTATcagaataagaaaaaaagaaagatatttttgtcatggctaatgtagacatgagcaaatttttgacattttgtttctcaaatgtgcaaaaagcatgaatatgaaatctcaaaTTTTGTATATGATTAAGTGATTTGTATCTATTCAGCACTTTGATTCTGATATGAATTGTTATATCTGAAAAAGCTCTGACATGACATTCTGATTTTGTTTCCAATCTGACATCTCTGATTCTGATTCTATTATTGTGTTGATACCATGTTTCTacgtgcacccactttggaaaaaAGTGATTTTCTGTGTGGTCTTTCATGTATGCTCACTTAGGGCTCCGAGAATGATAAAGAGAAGATTCACTTCTGTTTTTATCTAGTTTGGCCACCAAGGGTAACACAACCCTATCACAAGAGTTAAACAAGGCCCCTATTCTGATATGATACCCTTGTTCAGGTATGCTATGCCAAAGGACTTTTGTGTATAAATACTTCTGAAAATGGTGCtttgatattttgatattatgttCTATTCTACATTCTGTAACTatgatattttgttttgcattctgTAAATGGCTCATATTTATACACTGATATATATTCACTACTTACTGAGTTGTCGTGAACTCACCCaattatatctattatatttttagatGATTTTGATGGTTCTGCTAGGAATCAAGGATAGGAAGCACGTGCAAGATTAATTTAGCTTGGGACATTGAGTACCAAAGGGTGTTATGATTATTGGGCCGCCGTAACTAGTAGATTTTTCATGTTCTATTAATGGAGTATTTTGAGagattgatattattattgagaATTTGTGGAGTTGTTGATTaattttgttggattatttcATTGATGACCTTGtagaggaatatatatatatatatatggttgaaATAGATGAATTTATGTTATTTGGAAATTATATATCTATTGTGTGAGATGATTTTTTAAGTGACAAGAAGTAACTCTCCGACCTTTCAGATACGAGACGTTACatttaaagttcgaacgttGGTCAAATTAACTTCCAAGTTTGGTGACGATTGAAAGAAACCGTCAAGGTTATATTTGGTGACGATTAATTGACTGTCACAAATTATAAACctacacaaaaatattaaatctgTTGTAGTGCTTAAAGGAGTGGTTACCTAAAAAAGGGAGTCTGGAGTTGCAAGGTTCATATTTTTCGTGACAAAACCTTTAAACCTTAAAGTGGTAAAGATTAAAATTGTGAGAACTGTTAGAATTCCAATGTTAttatagaataataataaaattagtaaataatagataataaattttaatagaagcaacaaaattataaaattaactatgTAAATGCTGAGGTGGCTAAATAGAAAACAAAGAAGTTGCTTAAAAATTTGTATAGGTAATATAAGACTGCTCACAAGCATGCCTTCATGTACTTATTATTGATGCTATGCAGTTCAAATTGCTTGGACCCAATTAAATAAAGTTCATTGTCTCTACTTTTCCCTTCCATTGGACCATGCATACCAaaggcatacatatatatatatatatatatatatatatggacgttAGAAGATCAACTCTATATATTATCACAGCATCATGATCATGAGTAAACTAATTACTCAAGTAATTATTACAATCAAATTCagggttttaaaaaaatgagattaaagtCTCATTAACTTTGAAAAaggttttcatttcatctcatctcatataattattataatttttttaaattttcatacaaaataaaataaataatttaatttttttaaattctaatataaaaataatatattttaataattttattcaacttttaattttaattttaacttatcttattttattttattttatttcattttttttttcgggtTTATAGAGATAAGGAGCCAGAAAATCCAACAAAATCCATAATGGGTCAAACTGGGGTCACCACGTCAGGACCAAATAAGCCAGGAGATAAAACCCTTATCCCTTCCTCTTTTTCAGGTTTATTTGCGATTCTGGAGGCCCCCGTTGGATTTTTGGCAATGGTTGGAAGGAAAATACATCAACTCAAGGACAACACGACGTACGCTTGATGACATTCGTTTTCTTTTCCCAAGACATTCTACCTCCACATAATTGAATCAAAAGCACGTCAATATTTAGGCTTAAAACAGCTGCCGTcttcaaaagttaaaaattattttgtgttgctcacaaaactttcaaaacTTGTACTGCACACCACGCAACACTCACGTTCTGTCATGTAACCAAAAGTAAGACAGAGTCAGAGAGACTGGTACAAGTATAtggtttcttttctcttttcacgTTCTTTTTCCCTTTACTTTTTAATCCTTACTTCCCCTTTCATCTTTTGTTGATTAGTTTGATCATGCACTCATGGGAAGAAGTAGATcaagggctttgctacacgcagtcgggaaacgcagtcggcgtgcagtcggctgtacggaatgaataaaaaaaaattataaaaaaattattttatattcaaggggacctgcatgaattataaaaagttataaaaataatttttttttttcatataggtcctgtattaattttttttttacagccgactgcacgccgactgcgtttcccgactgcataaatcatttctcgtaGATCAAAAACCTATGAATAAATCTTCCCAACACCCCAACACCCCAACACCCcaccccttttttattttttaatatttttttaatatttttttttgaatttattttttttaaattaatttaattattttatttattatttatatattaaatatttgataaaaaataaaataataaaaattaaaaaataggtgGGGTGTTGGGGTGTTGTGTAGCATAACCCAAAACCTATATTTGAAGAGAAGTTAGCCTAACTTCATGCAATGTGTTAAAAATTcttgataggaaaaaaaatatagaagatcatatatatacatatgcgcactacaaaaaaaatagacttttacaattaatttattacaacgaaaagattatttacaatcaatttcatttttcttgtagcggCATTGCCATATATGCACCGTCATTTTATAGGTTGCAATTAATCAAGTGATCATCACCTGTCATTCATATTCCATAGTAAATatgcataacatgatatatactTTCCCggcattataaaaaaaaaaaaaatgagtatttatgATGAGTTATTTGTAACAAGAATGATCATTTGTGACAAGaataaactttttttaatagaaaataatcatttttcttaataaataattgagagcaaataagtaatttttttctaGTGAATAaggttactttttttttttcagctagTGAATAAGGTTACATTATGGTAGGGATAATGCAAAAACTTTAATCATGTGCGCCTTAGCTATCTCCGTATTGTGCTTGTATTGTAGCTACCATTCATGGCTTTAATTGTAAAACTATCCAAGGTTGGGCGATTAAAAAGTTACAATGGTTCATTTTAAGCAATATATAATAAGCTaaagcctatatatatgtaatagaatTATAAGCTTTTCCCAttggaaattttattttaagctaGCCCAGTTTGACAAGCACCAAATCACCATAACAGATAggaaaaaaatgcaataatggAAAAGGAGCTCTTGCTTTTTCCCCACTACTGATCCACCCCCTTTAATCGCATAAAAGCCACCATTTTGAAAAGGGATAAGCTTTCAAGGGTTCAAGAGAATATGCATGGATCTTCCTCCTTCAGCTCTTAAAATTTTTCTGAGCACTGAACTTTTTGCCCCCATGCATCAAGCACTCAATGCCTTCTTTTCATTCACTGCAAAGTAACGAAATACATAAATATTCTTTCCCCAACTCCAAACTTCACTTTATTATTATCAACTTTCCATCGCACTGCAATCCATGAAATTCCCTTATGACGAAAtccatccattgattgatgaagGGTGGCAGATGGGTTGTACACCCACACCCAGAAAGTCCCTAGTTCGCCCTCCAGCACCATCTTCATTCAGCGTGCTCCGGCGTTTCGCAGGGTGTATCTGCGACAGTTCCCCTCCCGATTCTTCTGCATTGTTCCCGATATTAGTAATTAATGTGTTTGAGCCATACAGTCCACACAATTTGTTACCATCTTGAACTTGACTGTCTGCATTGAACTTCAACCGAAAGCTCCCAAGGAATGACGGCTCAGTTGAAGTAGCGCCAATTTGAGCAGCTTTCTGCAATAAAGCCGTTGCTGACATATTTGCTGAAGGTGTTTGATGGGACTGGTGTTGGGTGCTGTACAAGGAAGGAACACAAAGCTGAGTTCCAGTCTCCTTCACGTCGCTTAGCGGAAGTGAAGTAGTGCTTGATAGCTCTTCGGTGGAACTAGAAGAAAGCTTAGTTCCGAACACCAAATTTAGATGATATTCTGACGGTGGAGGATTCGCGCACGACACGAATGGATCTGCAAACATTGCCCCTAAACAAGGTCCAAGTTGATGAATCCCTTGGAGATTGCTGGTGCTCATTACTTCGTGGCCTTGGGATCCTTGACCCGTCCACAGGGATAGTTCCCGCGTCGTCGGATTAATTATGCCATCACTGCTTACGTTTGGCTTGAAAATAGAGGGCAAATGCTGTGCCATGTTAGGCCCTAGTGGTATTCCCATGAAATGGTGGTTGATATTGCCGGCCACTGCGTTGTTCATGTTGGATACTGCATTCATTCTTGCTGTTTCTTCGGCCAAGGCATCACAGAAGGCCCTATGAGTTATGAAGCTATCTCGCCTGCTCACATAAACGACACAAGATTAAAAACTGGGAGAGGCATGGATAAAAGCAGAGAATAACCGAAAccgaagaaaatataataaatccgACATGAAGATGATCGTATTTGACCGAAACTATGGGGGATTAACCTATTGTGGGACCGCTACAAACACACAAATATTGGTAGAATTTATAACAGCAAAGATTAAGACACAGCGTTCCTATATAAGATAAATTCAGAGGATGAATATTAACGACCATTTGTCTTTCTAGCTAGTTATTTATGAGCACCAGGGCCCCCCCTCTTTGTTTcctcttgagagagagagagagagagagagagagagtagaacaGAATAACATAACAGCGACAAAAAACATATTCATGCTCCATTTAGCTTcttgatttttcttctttgagttGGCAGACCGTAGATTACTAGTGTTGCATGAAGAAAGTGATGTTCTATTATATATCTGGCTTAcagacaaaaatattaaaaccccAAGTATCATTTCCTAGATTTCTTTGCCTCCTTAATTTTCTCCCAGATCTGATCAACGCTGATCGATTACTAATTTTAGGCGTAAAATATATATCAGTATCCTATAATCACCATAAATCTACCGACAATGTTGACGATAATGAACGATCTTAGCGATAAATTACCGTGAAAATATAGTCCCACAGTCACATTTATACTCTCTCGTGCCACAAGTCTTGGAGTGCGCTTTCCAATCTGACTGCACAGCATACCGCTTTGAGCACTTCTCACATTTCCACTTCTTCTCGCCGTGTTTTCGACAAAAGTGCTTCTTTATACCGGTTAGGTCTCCAAGAGCCCTAGAAGGGTGGTGGTGGACGCAGGTCTTTTCAGGGCACACATAAACTCGCTTCCTTGGTTCTTTGACGGACCTTAGCTTCAGCTTCCATGGAAGGTTATGTCCCCGCCGGTGGAGTTGCAAATTTTGATCCCTTTGAAAACCCTTCCCGCAAATTTCGCACAAGAATCTGTTGGTGGCCATAAGGGTCTTCGGCGATAAAGCGATGACTTCAGCTTCAGGATCTGTTGACAGGCATTCATTGGGAATAGCCATTTGATAAACATGAATTACTATGAGTATAACCTTTATATATAACagatcacacacacacacacacacacacacagaggcaTCTCATGAAAAATTAGCCACATGGATGTTGAAAGTATATAGATTCTTGCCTGGGGTGCCAGGGAGGcttctcttcttcttatttGCGACAGGAGGATTGGATTCAGCAATTGTGTTTTGGACAAAACCATTTGGaagttcttcttcagccatattTTCTAGCATCGCAAGCTTTCCCTTCTCTGTATCTCTCAATGATCTATGACCCAGAAAGGTTCTGTTTTGGGTAAAGCCCAGAAAAATTAAAGCTCCCCAAACTGAATATTGATTAGTAACTGAATCAAGAGAAGCCCCAGAGAAGGAGTTGCTTTCTTTTGGCCTCAACTAGTACTCTCAACCCTAACAACTCAAGCTGATGATATATGCAAGATTGgatctctccccctctctctcgctctctaaAAGAATGTCTGCAGTCACATTTTGATTATCTACTTTTTAGGAGGAATATAATACTACTGATCAGCAGTGCGAGGCGGTGAAAAGTTAAAGTTGGCGGGGACTATAAGGTCCGGATCGAGAAAAGCTACCTCCATGCTTTTATTTGGAATGATTATCCCATAATTTGTttgcctttttatttcttttcatttttataatcGACTCTCGTTCAATTCATTGTATAtaactaaatttattttgagtaaGAAGCATTACTTTTGTTACAAtcatgtaaataataaaattaatttacttCCTTTTATCGATAAGTAGTGAGtagtaattttatatgattaaaaaaaattctgcatgaGTACTCTTCACTTCACCCAGAAATATTGTTAGATTATACAtcattatatatgtaaaaaaaaaaaacgtgctTCAACAAACATAAtagttacaaatttttcaaaaagcaTATATAGGAAGAAATTAACAAAATATTAGGAAGAAAACATGATATTCCATTGTGTATATCGGATCGGAGCAAGGTGGAGAATACTCCGAAATTAAGGAAAAAGGAGGACTACTCCTCGAtcccctagctagctagctagggactCCTCCCGCAAAGCTGCGCAGCATGAGCTGAGAGCAGCGCCTGACTGGGAATTAGGTAATAGTAATGTTGAGATCAGAAGTGCAAGAGGTGATCGGGTGTGGCTCTAACGCACGTCCTCGGCAGGGCGTAGCTAGGTCTAATATTGTTGCACACAATATAGAACTAGTTACACAATGAAAAGCACCATATATCGTCGCTGATTCATGAAATCCAAAATACGACACTGTTACTAGCTCTCCTATCTGGGCTAGAGGAAACCTATACTCTCTAACTCTACCCGGCCCCACCCCTAAAAAGAACGTGCTGGTAAATAAAAGATCGAGCACttaatttgtgatgcatgcctcCCGCCCTGATTCAAGTTTGGTATGATTTTCTAGCTAGCTAACATATTTCATTAAAACAATTAATACAAAATCGTGGAAAAGCAAGAGATAtgaatatacatacatacatacatatatatatatatatagtggattGTGTACAGGTTTGTCGACTGGCAAGGCATCATGCCCATCCAATTCATACAACTATCTTTACATGATATCTCATTTTTCAACAAAAGTACCAACAAGTCCTTTCAGTAATTTACTGCTTAGTCAAAGTGGGAAGTTAAAAGCTGGCATTTGATCTCTAGGAAGATTGATCATCATGTCATGTGAAAACTAGGTCGTCGAATTATATACCCATGTCGATCGGATACTGATTAATACACGATCAACGTcaattaattattcttaattatgtTTTAACGACCAGGGCCTCAACTAGATGATACTTAGGGAATCTCTAAATCTGCATGCACGTGCCCAACTGTCAGTGTAGCTAGGTAAATCCAAGGGAACCGACGAAACAAGATTATATTTAAAAGGCGAACTAATCATCCTGGGAGTAACAGAATGACTACTATGGAATCCTaacacatacatacaaacatacatacatacatatatatatatgcatcgaCTACTCTATTTTTCACCCTCTTGGATGACCTTATAAGTTATATATGTTAATCTATGATGATTGATGgggttaatatatataattataagtatcaATGGATTATTCAAAACCATACGTAGGATTTTCACATGACGAGTTGAATTCGGCCTATGTTAATTTTCTGGGATTTCggaccaaaataaataaataagctcTACATGATGGCGAATATGAAATTAAGGCGccatgcatgaaagaatttgTAGGTTTGATTGGTTGTTCATTTTTGGAATGGTAGATGCTAAGCTTATATAGCCTTTTCTCCTGCAGCTTACATGCCATGATGAGGCACTTTAATGGATTTATTCCCCTTCTTTTCCAGATTTTTTGGCTGATATGTTTATACGGCGAATTTGAAACATGACCTACGTACATAGTGACTGATACGGATTGAAACTGTACGTTGGTCTTCTTCATGTTTTTGTTTCTGTGTTGGGGCATTCTCGTGCATTTACGTGGTCTAATGCCTATATAATTAAGGATATCACTCTAGCCATAAATTACAgcatatataaaagaaagtCTTTCTGATTATCAATCTAATCTCCTCCTGATTTCATAGCGGGAGGAAAGATGCCACATGGTTTTGAATTAAATGGGATATATAATCTTGGAAAAGCCCAAGTTGGCTTTCTTtaattatcattatatattGTGAGATTACAATGAAAGAGGAACATGTTAATAGACAGCCAGCTGACAAAGGCAGTGAATTTTTGGGAGTGTGAGTGT
This is a stretch of genomic DNA from Carya illinoinensis cultivar Pawnee chromosome 3, C.illinoinensisPawnee_v1, whole genome shotgun sequence. It encodes these proteins:
- the LOC122304052 gene encoding zinc finger protein MAGPIE-like, encoding MLENMAEEELPNGFVQNTIAESNPPVANKKKRSLPGTPDPEAEVIALSPKTLMATNRFLCEICGKGFQRDQNLQLHRRGHNLPWKLKLRSVKEPRKRVYVCPEKTCVHHHPSRALGDLTGIKKHFCRKHGEKKWKCEKCSKRYAVQSDWKAHSKTCGTREYKCDCGTIFSRRDSFITHRAFCDALAEETARMNAVSNMNNAVAGNINHHFMGIPLGPNMAQHLPSIFKPNVSSDGIINPTTRELSLWTGQGSQGHEVMSTSNLQGIHQLGPCLGAMFADPFVSCANPPPSEYHLNLVFGTKLSSSSTEELSSTTSLPLSDVKETGTQLCVPSLYSTQHQSHQTPSANMSATALLQKAAQIGATSTEPSFLGSFRLKFNADSQVQDGNKLCGLYGSNTLITNIGNNAEESGGELSQIHPAKRRSTLNEDGAGGRTRDFLGVGVQPICHPSSINGWISS